From one Leptidea sinapis chromosome 22, ilLepSina1.1, whole genome shotgun sequence genomic stretch:
- the LOC126971014 gene encoding peroxisome biogenesis factor 10, whose product MALPRAQPAEILRAWQKDDLYEQKLAGSLAKFVSPQYVSKTVPVSSLLYKSLTTLQDLQTLGEEYSGIVQVDDTFHRLPSFFSRLLSIILSTFGEDITKRLLKNAEDKVVRSATLKPEAQNFFLIMLKAMGNITSKITSIHRALSYISGGPIQIGKTLMGIDYVHVRPAVAYHAHLRLLGFVTLVHAFLSCGHSIYQAKKHFEQMSDFPNEVDSSKSCVACLEEIVNPCVLQCGHFFCMQCCYGPLEICALCRTPFTKNTVVPLMNFAPGVH is encoded by the coding sequence ATGGCATTACCTAGAGCGCAGCCTGCAGAAATATTACGAGCTTGGCAAAAGGACGACCTGTATGAACAGAAACTAGCTGGATCGTTAGCAAAATTTGTATCGCCACAGTATGTTTCCAAAACAGTACCAGTGTCGTCTTTGCTGTACAAATCATTGACAACATTACAGGATCTTCAAACTTTGGGTGAAGAGTATTCTGGTATAGTTCAAGTTGATGACACATTCCATAGACTGCCATCGTTTTTTAGTCGTCTATTAAGTATAATTCTATCCACATTTGGTGAAGATATAACTAAGAGACTATTGAAAAATGCTGAAGATAAAGTTGTAAGAAGTGCTACACTAAAACCAGAGgcacagaatttttttttaataatgctcAAGGCAATGGGTAATATTACATCTAAAATCACAAGTATCCATAGAGCTCTATCTTACATCAGTGGAGGTCCAATACAAATTGGAAAAACCCTAATGGGAATTGACTATGTGCATGTTAGGCCTGCTGTGGCTTATCATGCTCATTTGAGATTATTGGGCTTTGTAACACTTGTCCATGCATTTTTGAGCTGTGGCCATAGTATTTATCAAGCTAAAAAACATTTTGAACAAATGTCTGATTTTCCTAATGAAGTGGATAGCAGTAAATCATGTGTTGCTTGTTTAGAAGAGATAGTTAATCCCTGTGTGTTACAATGTGGTCATTTTTTCTGTATGCAGTGCTGCTATGGGCCATTAGAAATCTGTGCTCTTTGTCGGACACCATTTACAAAGAACACTGTTGTACCACTTATGAATTTTGCACCCGGTGTACATTAG